The following proteins come from a genomic window of Marispirochaeta sp.:
- the cls gene encoding cardiolipin synthase, whose protein sequence is MAGDLLSPTSVLVFLYAVFVVSLTIRILLDNKAPEVSIAWLLAIYFLPYFGAGMYILSGINWKKHKIMKLLPEKTFETLLGPILKQQMDFLRDDWDSMDNDIAKSINLALKAGNSVITLNNQVKTYYEGRDFIEDLLTNLEEAKDSIHLEVYIYRSDELGRRIRDVLLRKAAEGVKVRLLFDGVGCFNKMSWKFKRELRQSGIETRYFLDPVNVLSGRLLNYRNHRKIIVIDGQTGYTGGMNIGVEYITGGKQFNSWRDTHIRLEGESAQLLQAVFLSDWYNSGGELIQDQRFFPEEGRRRGRSSQLPMQIVCSGPDSDWNSLRMMYANLIHNANHRIYIQSPYFVPEATVTNALTTAALSGVEVHVMMTGIPDKRVPFWVAHTYFEELLNAGVNIYLYQNGFFHSKTLCADGSIATIGSCNLDVRSFHLDYELNAFFYDINVAQQLEEKFYEDIPYCRKITRQDVKSMGMPKKLRNSLFRMIAPLL, encoded by the coding sequence ATGGCTGGGGATCTGCTCTCTCCAACCTCGGTACTGGTGTTCCTCTATGCTGTATTTGTAGTTTCTCTGACAATCCGTATTCTTCTGGATAACAAGGCACCAGAGGTCTCCATAGCCTGGCTTCTTGCAATCTACTTTCTGCCCTATTTCGGGGCGGGTATGTATATTCTCAGCGGCATAAACTGGAAGAAACACAAAATCATGAAGCTTCTGCCGGAAAAGACCTTCGAAACCCTGCTTGGACCAATACTGAAGCAGCAAATGGACTTTCTGCGGGACGACTGGGATTCCATGGACAACGATATAGCTAAATCTATTAATCTTGCCCTGAAGGCCGGGAATTCGGTGATAACCCTGAACAATCAGGTAAAAACCTATTATGAGGGACGCGATTTTATAGAGGACCTGCTTACCAATTTGGAGGAGGCAAAGGATTCCATACATCTGGAAGTCTATATTTACAGGTCCGATGAACTGGGAAGGAGGATTCGGGATGTCCTGCTGCGCAAGGCCGCGGAGGGGGTCAAGGTCCGGCTGCTTTTTGACGGTGTCGGCTGCTTTAATAAAATGAGCTGGAAGTTCAAGCGTGAACTGCGGCAGTCCGGCATTGAAACCCGCTATTTCCTGGATCCCGTGAATGTGCTCTCAGGCAGGCTGCTGAACTACCGCAACCATCGGAAAATCATCGTTATCGACGGGCAAACGGGCTATACCGGCGGAATGAACATAGGAGTCGAATATATAACCGGCGGTAAGCAGTTCAACAGCTGGCGGGATACCCATATCCGGCTTGAGGGTGAGTCGGCTCAGCTGCTGCAGGCGGTGTTTCTCTCGGATTGGTATAATTCCGGCGGCGAATTAATACAGGACCAGCGGTTTTTTCCGGAAGAGGGTCGCCGGCGGGGGCGTTCCAGTCAGCTTCCCATGCAGATTGTGTGCAGCGGCCCTGACTCGGACTGGAACAGTCTCAGAATGATGTATGCAAATTTGATCCATAACGCGAATCATCGTATTTACATTCAGAGTCCCTATTTTGTTCCTGAAGCGACCGTTACCAATGCCCTGACTACCGCGGCTCTCTCCGGAGTCGAGGTTCATGTCATGATGACAGGGATCCCGGATAAAAGGGTTCCGTTTTGGGTGGCCCATACCTACTTTGAAGAACTTCTTAATGCCGGTGTGAATATCTACCTGTATCAGAATGGTTTTTTCCACTCAAAAACCCTTTGCGCCGACGGTTCCATAGCTACCATCGGCAGCTGTAATCTTGATGTGCGGAGTTTTCATCTGGATTACGAGCTTAATGCTTTTTTTTATGACATCAATGTCGCACAGCAGCTGGAAGAGAAGTTTTATGAGGATATACCGTATTGCAGAAAGATTACCCGGCAGGATGTTAAATCCATGGGGATGCCGAAGAAACTGCGAAACTCATTATTCCGCATGATCGCGCCTTTGCTGTAG
- a CDS encoding dual specificity protein phosphatase family protein → MNEDLPGILRNYIAELRNLDIGTITVLLPEEEIIGNYEGTDLLREYNLAGFKVIHFPLENFSTPNSIDVFHNLMEHISAYLKITKVLIHCKTGCGRTAMVAAGILIRLKHSAPKAITAVHAARPSSRLTVNQIQFLREYQRYLL, encoded by the coding sequence ATGAATGAAGATCTTCCCGGAATACTCCGGAACTATATTGCCGAGTTAAGGAATCTGGACATCGGGACTATAACCGTCCTCTTGCCGGAGGAGGAAATTATAGGAAACTATGAGGGTACCGATCTGTTACGGGAATACAACCTGGCAGGATTCAAGGTAATTCACTTTCCCCTTGAGAATTTCAGTACCCCAAACAGCATAGACGTTTTTCACAACCTGATGGAGCACATCAGCGCTTATCTGAAAATAACAAAGGTACTGATCCACTGCAAAACCGGATGCGGGCGTACCGCCATGGTAGCTGCAGGGATACTGATCAGGCTTAAACACAGCGCTCCCAAAGCCATAACAGCCGTTCATGCCGCCCGACCCTCTTCACGATTAACAGTCAATCAGATTCAGTTTCTCAGGGAGTATCAGCGGTATCTTTTATAG
- a CDS encoding ammonium transporter, giving the protein MNNGTGNGRFKALLILLIMAISAGGSLYAQTMEDWEIIKVGLDTVWVLLAAFLVFFMQAGFGMVEAGFIRAKNTANILTKNFLDFCMASIAFFILGYGLMFGNGNGFIGFSGFFMIGAESGADVPLYAFWLFQAAFVGAAATIVAGGMAERMKFSAYLIYSFIVSALVYPVIGHWVWGGGWLAELNFADFAGSAVVHTTGGVAALVGTIILGPRRGKYRSDGKPNVLGSHNIPIAALGVFILWFGWFGFNPGSSLGVGDGSLIALVAINTNLAAAAGAIGAMITVWIKVGKPDLSLIMNGALAGLVAITAPCAFVSPVSAIIIGGIGGFLVVVATLGLDDLKIDDPVGAFPVHGVNGMWGAISVGLFGRQSLGLAGEGLLFGGGFSQLGIQLLGTITIAIFVFAAMGIVFLVLKKTIGLRVSEMEEYRGLDIGEHGVESYNGFQIIE; this is encoded by the coding sequence GTGAATAATGGAACTGGAAATGGAAGATTCAAAGCTCTGCTTATTCTCCTGATCATGGCAATCAGTGCAGGCGGGTCGCTCTACGCACAGACGATGGAGGACTGGGAGATTATCAAGGTGGGCCTGGATACTGTGTGGGTTCTGCTGGCAGCCTTTCTGGTCTTTTTTATGCAGGCCGGTTTTGGAATGGTGGAGGCCGGTTTTATCCGCGCGAAGAATACGGCCAACATACTGACAAAGAACTTTCTTGACTTCTGCATGGCATCCATTGCCTTTTTTATCCTGGGCTACGGACTTATGTTCGGCAATGGTAACGGTTTTATCGGTTTCTCAGGCTTCTTTATGATAGGCGCAGAAAGCGGGGCCGACGTTCCGCTCTACGCCTTCTGGCTCTTTCAGGCGGCTTTTGTTGGAGCCGCGGCCACAATTGTAGCAGGGGGAATGGCGGAACGCATGAAGTTCTCCGCCTATCTTATTTACTCCTTCATAGTTTCTGCCCTGGTATACCCTGTTATTGGACACTGGGTATGGGGAGGCGGCTGGCTCGCCGAGCTCAACTTTGCCGACTTCGCGGGTTCCGCGGTAGTTCATACGACCGGCGGCGTGGCGGCCCTGGTGGGAACCATCATCCTCGGACCGCGGAGGGGAAAGTATCGTTCCGACGGGAAACCGAATGTTCTTGGCAGCCACAATATTCCCATCGCGGCCCTGGGCGTGTTTATTCTCTGGTTCGGCTGGTTTGGCTTTAACCCCGGTTCGAGCCTGGGAGTCGGAGACGGGTCGCTCATCGCCCTGGTGGCCATCAACACCAACCTCGCGGCTGCCGCGGGAGCAATCGGTGCCATGATTACTGTTTGGATCAAGGTCGGCAAACCCGATCTGTCGCTGATCATGAACGGCGCCCTTGCAGGTCTGGTTGCAATAACCGCTCCCTGCGCCTTCGTTTCCCCTGTTTCGGCGATAATCATCGGAGGGATCGGCGGTTTTCTCGTAGTAGTAGCGACCCTTGGCCTGGACGATCTGAAAATCGATGATCCCGTCGGTGCTTTTCCCGTGCATGGCGTCAACGGCATGTGGGGAGCTATATCCGTCGGACTTTTCGGTCGACAGTCCCTGGGCCTCGCCGGCGAAGGCCTTTTATTCGGCGGAGGATTCAGCCAGCTCGGCATTCAGCTTCTGGGCACCATCACCATCGCAATTTTTGTGTTTGCCGCCATGGGAATAGTATTCCTGGTTCTTAAAAAGACAATAGGCCTCAGAGTCAGCGAGATGGAAGAATACCGGGGCCTGGATATCGGCGAACACGGTGTGGAGTCGTATAACGGATTCCAGATAATCGAATAG
- a CDS encoding P-II family nitrogen regulator, translating into MKLITAMIKPQKLEDVKRALFEADVHKMTVTSSQGCGQQKGYTETFRGAITEINLLKKIRLDIAVNEDFVGTTIDAICKGAYTGEIGDGKIFVTELVECIRIRTRERGNKAIG; encoded by the coding sequence ATGAAACTGATAACAGCAATGATCAAACCCCAGAAACTGGAAGATGTAAAAAGAGCTCTGTTCGAGGCGGACGTCCATAAAATGACTGTAACATCCTCCCAGGGCTGCGGACAGCAGAAGGGTTATACCGAAACCTTCCGCGGGGCTATTACCGAAATCAACCTGCTGAAGAAAATTCGCCTTGACATCGCGGTAAACGAAGACTTCGTGGGAACCACCATCGACGCTATTTGCAAAGGCGCCTATACCGGAGAAATCGGCGACGGTAAGATATTCGTTACAGAACTGGTCGAGTGTATCCGCATTCGAACCCGGGAACGGGGAAATAAGGCGATCGGCTAG
- a CDS encoding FCD domain-containing protein has protein sequence MEEKSIVELLSPRIKESAVDIVIRNIKRLLLTKKLTPGDKLPNETELAKNLGVSRGSVRVAMKIFHAFGIIVIKQGDGTYISRSLGKVLFDPLIFSLILLEPDIEELAEFRKIMEMDVVSLIIKNADDKDLEEIKKVYTEMEAAVNSPDYDGLDLAKYDLEFHAAMGRATGNRLIERTYSFILDFFAPSIEHTHENQKKGLQALDVHKRILDALTEKRIDKAVDAIDNSMVVWKTLSK, from the coding sequence TTGGAAGAGAAGAGCATAGTTGAGTTACTATCTCCAAGGATCAAGGAATCGGCGGTTGATATTGTAATTCGGAATATTAAAAGACTGTTGCTCACAAAAAAATTGACTCCAGGCGACAAGCTGCCTAATGAGACCGAACTGGCCAAAAATCTTGGTGTCAGTAGAGGTTCTGTTCGAGTAGCCATGAAGATTTTTCATGCCTTCGGCATAATAGTGATAAAACAGGGAGATGGTACATACATTTCTCGATCTCTGGGAAAAGTTCTTTTTGATCCGCTTATCTTCAGTCTCATCCTGCTTGAACCGGATATAGAAGAATTAGCAGAATTCCGAAAGATCATGGAAATGGACGTTGTATCCCTGATAATCAAGAATGCTGATGACAAAGATCTTGAAGAAATTAAAAAGGTTTATACAGAAATGGAGGCTGCTGTTAATTCACCCGACTATGATGGTCTTGATCTTGCCAAGTATGACCTTGAGTTTCATGCTGCCATGGGAAGGGCCACTGGAAACAGGCTGATAGAGAGAACCTACTCATTTATTCTTGATTTCTTTGCTCCATCCATTGAGCACACCCATGAAAACCAGAAAAAGGGTCTCCAGGCTCTGGATGTTCATAAAAGGATTCTCGATGCGTTAACTGAAAAGAGAATAGACAAAGCTGTTGATGCTATTGACAACTCAATGGTTGTTTGGAAGACCCTTTCGAAGTAG
- a CDS encoding TRAP transporter large permease: MLLLILNVPIAFSLMISSLVAVIYGGFPIVVVIQRAITATDSFILLAIPFFMIAGNLMDNGGISKRLISFANSSVGFIRGGLAHVNIVTSMLFAGITGAAVADTSAVGSILIPAMKSEKYSNSFSAAVTGSSSVIGVIIPPSIPFVIYGVITGVSVGRLFMAGVIPGILIGLSQMLISYVYAKKYNFGQVKHFSLRNFFADLKGSILALLMPVIILGGIILGVVTPTEAAVLATIYALFIGFFAYGELSIKMMPGLLLDSAKTAATVMFMIAGAYLYGWIITSDQIPQKVVALVTGFSSNPSVVLWIFVIIYFLTGMFIDLGASIILLVPVLFPAIQILGIDPLLFGVVTVMALAIGLVTPPVGACLFISCEIAGIPLAKGALAAIPFIIGMFLVLMLIIMFPQLALYIPKVVMG; encoded by the coding sequence TTGCTTCTTCTGATTCTCAATGTACCAATTGCTTTCAGTTTGATGATATCATCTCTGGTGGCAGTGATATATGGTGGATTCCCAATTGTAGTTGTAATTCAACGCGCTATTACTGCGACCGACTCGTTCATTCTTCTGGCTATTCCCTTTTTTATGATAGCCGGAAACCTGATGGACAATGGCGGGATTTCCAAGAGGCTTATATCCTTTGCAAATTCCTCTGTCGGATTTATCAGGGGCGGCCTTGCCCATGTTAATATTGTTACCAGTATGTTGTTCGCCGGTATCACGGGGGCTGCAGTAGCAGATACTTCCGCCGTTGGCTCCATTCTGATACCTGCAATGAAAAGTGAGAAATATAGTAACAGTTTTTCAGCCGCGGTTACCGGCAGTTCCTCGGTAATAGGTGTGATTATACCTCCGAGTATCCCTTTTGTAATTTACGGCGTAATAACCGGGGTTTCTGTCGGCCGTCTTTTTATGGCTGGAGTCATTCCCGGAATACTGATCGGTTTATCCCAAATGCTGATTTCTTATGTGTACGCAAAGAAATATAATTTTGGGCAGGTGAAGCATTTCAGCTTAAGAAACTTCTTTGCTGATTTAAAAGGAAGCATATTGGCTCTCCTGATGCCGGTAATTATTCTCGGGGGAATCATCCTTGGAGTTGTTACCCCTACGGAAGCGGCTGTTTTAGCTACGATTTATGCTTTGTTCATTGGATTCTTCGCTTATGGAGAGTTGTCAATAAAGATGATGCCTGGTCTGTTGCTGGATTCTGCAAAAACTGCAGCAACTGTAATGTTCATGATTGCCGGGGCATATTTATATGGATGGATTATTACAAGTGATCAGATCCCTCAAAAAGTTGTGGCTTTGGTGACCGGTTTTTCCTCAAATCCCTCAGTTGTACTGTGGATCTTCGTAATAATTTACTTTCTTACAGGGATGTTTATCGATCTCGGTGCCAGCATAATTCTGCTGGTTCCAGTATTATTCCCTGCTATACAGATTCTGGGAATTGACCCGCTTCTGTTTGGAGTTGTAACAGTAATGGCCCTGGCAATAGGATTAGTTACGCCTCCTGTGGGAGCCTGCCTGTTCATTTCATGTGAAATTGCCGGGATTCCCCTCGCAAAGGGAGCCCTCGCTGCAATTCCTTTTATAATTGGAATGTTTCTTGTATTGATGTTGATCATCATGTTTCCCCAATTGGCACTTTATATTCCAAAGGTTGTAATGGGATGA
- a CDS encoding TRAP transporter small permease, whose protein sequence is MIRQKSGVYTIKSVLDKTVDTVVIILMAMIVIVVSIQVFSRYVLNNPLTWSEELARYLFVWIVFTASVVVFRENRHMSVDFFVSLFPDSIRKKFDFTVNLITTVFLIVMIYASPEILTVTMRQLSPTLNIPMAAIYLAFPAALFLMLVELVFRVLCYITNSMHEEGNLP, encoded by the coding sequence ATGATTAGGCAGAAAAGCGGTGTTTACACAATTAAAAGTGTTCTGGATAAGACTGTAGACACTGTTGTCATTATTCTGATGGCCATGATTGTCATTGTTGTTTCGATTCAGGTGTTCAGCAGATATGTGCTTAACAATCCGCTGACATGGTCTGAAGAATTAGCCAGATATCTTTTTGTCTGGATAGTATTTACCGCTTCTGTCGTTGTTTTTCGAGAAAACAGGCACATGAGTGTTGATTTCTTCGTTTCCCTTTTTCCCGACAGCATCAGGAAGAAATTTGATTTTACGGTTAATCTTATTACAACTGTATTTTTAATTGTGATGATTTACGCATCGCCGGAAATTCTTACTGTTACAATGCGTCAATTATCTCCCACCTTAAATATTCCCATGGCAGCTATCTATCTTGCTTTTCCTGCCGCCCTTTTTTTGATGCTGGTGGAGCTGGTTTTTCGGGTTTTGTGCTATATCACGAACAGTATGCATGAGGAAGGTAATCTGCCATGA
- a CDS encoding TRAP transporter substrate-binding protein: MFKRLSVFLLIVFLALFSLTAEGNKEKSEGPVTLRLGHGIQLTHPAHLAAEKFAKSVEERTNGNVVVQIFPNRQLGEERDMVEGLQLGTVDMTIVSTGPLGGFVPEIGVVDLPFLFTSSKHAYAVLDGEIGRNIMKKFEPNGIVGLSFMENGWRSVSTSNKKIVVPDDLKGMKIRTMENKVHMASFKAMGAAPVPMVWGEVYTSLQQGVIDGQENPPVILATNALWEVQKYYALTNHFYTPQAFLMSKKTSDSLSSEYMDIIMEAAQEATDYQRQLMAEQTSEYIATLKQNGMEVYDVDRSKFQQAAKAVYQEYEGVFGKELIDSIMAIGS, from the coding sequence ATGTTCAAACGATTATCAGTTTTCTTGCTTATTGTCTTCCTCGCGCTGTTTTCCTTGACTGCAGAGGGAAACAAGGAAAAAAGCGAAGGTCCTGTCACTCTGCGCCTCGGTCACGGTATTCAGCTGACCCATCCTGCGCATTTGGCAGCGGAGAAGTTTGCGAAGAGTGTTGAGGAGAGAACCAACGGGAATGTAGTTGTACAAATCTTCCCGAACAGGCAGCTTGGGGAAGAGCGTGATATGGTGGAGGGACTTCAGCTCGGTACGGTTGACATGACTATTGTTTCCACCGGTCCTCTGGGAGGATTTGTCCCGGAAATCGGTGTTGTGGATCTTCCCTTTCTTTTTACTTCTTCAAAACATGCCTATGCTGTTCTGGACGGAGAAATCGGCAGGAATATCATGAAAAAATTCGAGCCCAACGGCATTGTCGGACTCTCCTTCATGGAAAACGGCTGGAGGAGTGTTTCCACCAGCAATAAGAAAATCGTAGTTCCTGATGATCTCAAGGGCATGAAAATCAGAACAATGGAAAACAAGGTGCACATGGCCTCGTTTAAAGCCATGGGTGCGGCTCCTGTTCCGATGGTATGGGGAGAAGTGTACACAAGCCTGCAGCAGGGCGTTATTGATGGACAGGAGAACCCGCCGGTGATTTTAGCGACCAATGCCTTGTGGGAAGTCCAGAAGTACTATGCCCTCACCAACCATTTTTATACACCCCAGGCTTTTCTGATGAGCAAGAAGACATCAGACAGTCTTTCGTCTGAATATATGGATATAATAATGGAGGCTGCTCAGGAAGCAACTGATTATCAGAGGCAACTTATGGCAGAGCAGACTTCTGAGTACATTGCCACACTGAAACAGAACGGCATGGAAGTGTACGATGTCGACAGATCAAAGTTTCAGCAGGCAGCAAAGGCTGTTTATCAGGAATATGAAGGTGTTTTTGGAAAGGAACTGATTGATTCCATAATGGCGATTGGCAGTTAG
- a CDS encoding phosphogluconate dehydrogenase C-terminal domain-containing protein, producing MKNTVVTVIGAGGKMGTRTSNNLARAMDEVELYLVETAERGIQSIMEREFSVVPMEEAIPQSDVVVLAVPDSVIHTASKPVVDRMRPGSGLIILDPAAAVAKELALRDDCTFAVAHPCHPSYFLDQNTPEARKDYFGGLGGRQDIVMAKIQGDDDVFASCRRIAEIMFSPVVNSYVMGIRDIAFLEPTLVELLGATCLFAMAETVNEAERKGIQREAAVSFLSGHIYNLSANFLGFLGNTPVSDACKVAINLGNKLVLRENWKEIWKEDVLDRVIATMLHPDKPQI from the coding sequence ATGAAAAATACTGTTGTTACGGTGATAGGCGCCGGTGGGAAGATGGGAACCCGCACCTCAAATAACCTTGCCAGGGCGATGGATGAGGTGGAACTGTATCTTGTTGAGACTGCAGAACGCGGCATTCAGAGTATCATGGAGCGAGAATTCTCTGTGGTTCCCATGGAGGAGGCGATCCCCCAGTCTGATGTTGTTGTTCTTGCAGTGCCGGACTCGGTTATACATACGGCAAGTAAACCGGTTGTTGATAGAATGCGACCGGGTTCGGGCCTGATAATTCTCGATCCGGCAGCTGCGGTTGCCAAAGAGCTGGCCTTACGGGACGACTGTACATTTGCCGTTGCTCACCCCTGTCACCCTTCGTATTTCCTGGATCAGAATACGCCTGAAGCACGTAAGGACTATTTTGGAGGACTGGGAGGAAGGCAGGACATTGTTATGGCAAAAATACAGGGAGATGATGATGTTTTTGCCTCCTGCCGCAGAATTGCAGAAATTATGTTCAGCCCGGTTGTAAACAGTTATGTAATGGGCATAAGGGACATTGCATTTCTCGAGCCGACCCTGGTTGAACTGTTAGGTGCTACCTGCCTGTTCGCAATGGCCGAAACGGTGAATGAAGCAGAGCGGAAGGGAATTCAACGGGAGGCTGCGGTGTCTTTTTTATCCGGACATATCTATAACCTTTCTGCCAATTTTCTTGGATTTCTCGGAAATACACCCGTATCAGATGCCTGCAAGGTTGCAATTAACCTGGGGAATAAACTGGTCCTTCGGGAAAACTGGAAAGAGATATGGAAAGAGGATGTGCTGGATAGGGTAATCGCCACCATGCTGCATCCGGATAAGCCGCAGATTTAA
- a CDS encoding transketolase C-terminal domain-containing protein, with the protein MADYKGTREAFAAALTELRASDPRYVFVSPDSLKAMRATGFSEKYPEAYIETGISEQNAVDLAAGLSTTGLVPFVATYAGFLTMRACEQMRTFVAYPNLNVKFVGINAGLYGGEREGVTHQFYEDIGILATIPNFTIFTPADGNQTYHAVKRAAEIDGPVYVRAGSGREKDIYNKNDAFNPDGITLITKHGADVLLLSSGFVLGRVLEAADRLKAQGLNATVADVNILYSKEPSRFLDVISGFDKIVTVEDHNINGGLGGYVSKLVCESKPALVKRIGLSTFGESGPAEELIDHYGFHPEQIANTVSGFVNRN; encoded by the coding sequence ATGGCTGATTATAAAGGGACCCGGGAGGCTTTCGCCGCAGCTTTAACCGAACTCAGGGCTTCTGATCCGCGATATGTTTTTGTCTCACCGGATTCTCTGAAAGCTATGCGGGCTACGGGGTTCTCTGAAAAGTATCCCGAAGCTTACATAGAAACAGGTATTTCAGAGCAGAATGCTGTCGATCTTGCCGCGGGATTATCTACAACCGGTCTGGTTCCCTTCGTCGCAACCTACGCGGGGTTTCTGACAATGCGAGCCTGTGAACAGATGAGGACCTTTGTTGCGTATCCGAATCTGAACGTCAAGTTTGTAGGAATAAATGCGGGCCTGTACGGCGGGGAGCGGGAAGGGGTGACCCATCAGTTCTATGAGGACATCGGCATACTGGCTACTATTCCGAATTTTACAATCTTTACACCTGCAGATGGCAACCAGACATATCATGCCGTGAAAAGGGCCGCAGAAATTGACGGACCGGTGTATGTACGTGCAGGAAGCGGTAGAGAAAAGGATATATATAACAAAAACGATGCATTTAACCCCGACGGTATTACTCTCATTACAAAACATGGTGCAGATGTGCTTCTGCTCTCCAGCGGTTTTGTGCTCGGTCGTGTGCTTGAAGCGGCAGACCGACTTAAAGCTCAGGGACTTAACGCAACGGTTGCGGATGTAAATATTCTGTACTCCAAAGAACCTTCCCGATTTTTGGACGTAATAAGTGGATTCGACAAGATCGTAACCGTGGAAGATCACAACATTAACGGTGGACTGGGCGGATATGTCAGTAAGCTTGTGTGCGAGAGCAAGCCTGCTTTAGTCAAGCGAATAGGTCTTTCAACTTTTGGAGAATCCGGTCCTGCGGAGGAACTCATCGACCATTATGGTTTTCACCCGGAACAGATAGCAAATACGGTTTCCGGCTTTGTAAACAGAAACTAA
- a CDS encoding transketolase, translating into MNNGELKKIAKQLRLEAVRMIFEGGDGHPGPALSIADIVTTLYFDEMQLDPGNPEWKDRDRLILSKGHACPIYYAALSAKGFFGEKVADYRLRGLGSIFQGHPVMNKTRGVDMTSGSLGNGISIAAGIAIGAKNLKKNFNVFVIAGDGELQEGVCWEGINTAAAHKLDNLIVFIDKNGWQSGGTILDTIGSDNIAERFEAFKWHTQEIDGHDFDQIRKAIKNAKEVRGKPSVIVCDCIKGKGLSYMENDNLWHKGVPTQEQFAAARKELEVLVDG; encoded by the coding sequence GTGAATAATGGAGAACTGAAAAAGATAGCAAAACAACTTCGCCTGGAAGCTGTTCGAATGATTTTCGAGGGCGGTGACGGGCATCCGGGTCCGGCTCTGTCAATTGCAGATATTGTAACTACCCTGTATTTCGATGAAATGCAGCTTGATCCAGGGAATCCCGAATGGAAAGACCGGGACCGTCTGATCCTGTCGAAGGGGCATGCATGCCCGATCTATTATGCAGCGCTTTCCGCAAAAGGCTTTTTTGGGGAGAAAGTCGCTGATTACAGATTGCGAGGTCTGGGAAGCATCTTCCAGGGACACCCAGTCATGAATAAGACCAGGGGGGTGGATATGACCTCCGGGTCTCTGGGGAATGGTATTTCCATCGCTGCCGGAATTGCGATAGGTGCCAAAAACTTAAAGAAGAACTTCAATGTGTTTGTAATTGCAGGTGACGGTGAACTCCAGGAGGGAGTCTGCTGGGAAGGAATTAATACTGCTGCAGCCCATAAGCTGGACAACCTGATTGTGTTTATTGATAAAAACGGCTGGCAAAGCGGAGGAACAATACTGGATACAATCGGGTCAGACAATATTGCAGAACGATTTGAGGCTTTCAAATGGCACACTCAGGAGATCGACGGGCACGATTTTGATCAGATAAGGAAGGCCATCAAAAATGCTAAAGAGGTCAGGGGAAAACCCAGTGTTATTGTCTGTGATTGTATTAAAGGTAAAGGATTGAGTTATATGGAAAACGATAATCTTTGGCATAAAGGAGTTCCCACACAGGAACAATTTGCTGCAGCGAGGAAAGAACTGGAGGTGTTGGTCGATGGCTGA
- a CDS encoding P-II family nitrogen regulator encodes MDAFCKGACTGENGDDKIFISELVECIRIRTRERGNKTMG; translated from the coding sequence ATCGACGCCTTCTGCAAAGGCGCCTGTACCGGAGAGAACGGCGACGATAAGATATTCATCAGCGAACTGGTCGAGTGCATCCGCATTCGAACCCGGGAACGGGGAAATAAGACGATGGGCTAG
- a CDS encoding FadR/GntR family transcriptional regulator, producing the protein MDDLFRIEEKRKSAVDIVVDRIKELLIEKKLKPGDMIPSEPVLATNLQVSRGSIREAMKILSAYGIVEVRRGAGTFISSSANQKNFDPLLFRILVSDPDYKSLIEIREMMERGIVDLIFRNADDEDLKRLDEAMNEFDTIESQDIVDRELGDSADIEYHRIMGEITHNKIVSNIYNFIIDMFSPTINSSYGYRTHKAMHQAIMEKNYDEALEMVREHTGVWSISHLKIEE; encoded by the coding sequence GTGGATGATCTTTTCAGGATTGAAGAAAAACGGAAATCGGCGGTCGACATTGTTGTCGATCGCATAAAAGAACTTCTTATAGAAAAAAAGCTGAAACCTGGTGATATGATCCCCAGTGAACCTGTTTTGGCGACTAATCTTCAGGTCAGCAGGGGTTCAATTCGTGAAGCCATGAAGATATTGTCAGCATATGGTATTGTTGAAGTTCGGAGGGGAGCCGGAACCTTCATCAGCAGTTCGGCAAATCAAAAAAACTTTGATCCCTTGTTATTTAGGATACTGGTAAGCGATCCGGACTATAAGAGCCTGATAGAAATACGGGAGATGATGGAAAGAGGTATTGTCGATCTGATTTTTCGGAATGCCGACGATGAAGACTTAAAGCGGCTCGACGAGGCCATGAATGAATTCGATACTATAGAGTCACAGGACATTGTGGACCGCGAACTGGGTGACTCAGCAGATATTGAGTATCATCGAATTATGGGTGAAATCACTCACAATAAAATTGTTTCAAATATCTATAACTTCATCATAGATATGTTTTCTCCCACCATTAACTCTTCGTATGGCTATAGAACGCACAAAGCGATGCATCAAGCCATAATGGAGAAAAATTATGATGAAGCACTGGAAATGGTCAGGGAACATACTGGTGTATGGAGTATTTCTCATCTAAAGATCGAGGAGTGA